The Prosthecochloris marina genome window below encodes:
- a CDS encoding type II toxin-antitoxin system RelE/ParE family toxin: protein MRVEYHPAIEIELREIVKYYNACSKELGSAFLDEFEKQVLRIAAMPTRWMIVEGDIRRSLMRRFPYIIYFRVLESDTIRVTVIKHQRRRPEYG from the coding sequence ATGAGAGTAGAGTATCATCCGGCAATCGAGATTGAGTTACGTGAGATAGTCAAGTATTATAATGCCTGCTCCAAAGAGTTGGGAAGTGCTTTCCTCGATGAATTCGAAAAGCAGGTACTGAGAATTGCTGCCATGCCTACCCGTTGGATGATTGTCGAAGGTGATATAAGACGATCATTGATGAGGCGCTTTCCCTACATTATATATTTCCGCGTGTTGGAATCCGATACGATTCGAGTCACGGTGATCAAACATCAGCGAAGACGCCCTGAATATGGTTGA
- a CDS encoding ComEA family DNA-binding protein translates to MSLSSFLSRHHVVVALFFIVFCSIPHFLPASVFAEDDIQALFDQSDMPGDIEQLLYELEQLKKQKIPVNTATAEDLLLIPFLTPDDARSIILFREENGQLTAVEQLAEAIGTEMAKRIAPYLSFTTVKTETQEKKAGISGAWYGRYFSEIPERKGIIAGKYRGDNYKLYNRLSVTYDEITLNGVMEKDIGEPEIDDFTSFSMIYNGSGAVEQFIVGNYTVAIGQGLLFGQSRYFSKGVDPLGVKLSGRRLKAYASSAENGFMQGAAVSLDLKPFSLTTFYSSNEIDATIKDGVVTTIRTSGYHRTDSEIDHWDNVTEKVLGVNLLYTFRSGETFGKVGGTWAQYDYSVPLEATGGNTGWEDMGSIEADILIGKVNVFAEAAITGRDGNISWIGGVDYPITPGIRTVLAVRDYHNVFFSPFAGAFAERADDAANEEGYYIGLEADILENLHVGAYYDIFRFPELSSRYRLPSTGDESKLFLTWKQSPVFTTELLLQNQYKEEAKKLFDGSGLEYYQPVPFTSNKARLDLIGKVSRILTLRTRGEIKFVEGEYPAGNENSDGWLLYQQAVLKKGPLALKARYARFETDDYDSAIYVYEDDLPLVFTLKSYYGKGEAFFVLLSYDLWKNFELTARYAKTWYDDRDAYGSGNDRRDTNAPASYHLGCALRF, encoded by the coding sequence ATGAGTTTATCTTCTTTTCTTTCGCGGCATCATGTAGTTGTCGCGCTTTTTTTTATTGTTTTTTGCAGTATACCCCACTTTTTACCTGCTTCTGTGTTTGCCGAAGATGATATTCAGGCTCTTTTTGATCAAAGTGATATGCCCGGCGATATCGAGCAGCTTCTTTATGAGCTCGAGCAACTGAAAAAGCAAAAGATTCCGGTTAATACGGCGACCGCTGAGGATCTTCTCCTGATACCTTTTCTCACGCCCGATGATGCCCGGAGCATTATACTTTTTCGTGAAGAGAACGGGCAACTGACAGCAGTGGAACAGCTTGCCGAAGCTATAGGGACAGAGATGGCAAAACGGATAGCACCATATCTTTCGTTCACAACAGTAAAGACGGAAACCCAGGAAAAAAAAGCTGGAATAAGCGGTGCCTGGTACGGCAGATATTTCAGTGAAATCCCGGAAAGGAAAGGGATTATTGCCGGAAAATACCGAGGAGATAATTATAAACTGTATAACCGGTTGTCTGTCACCTATGACGAGATTACCCTCAACGGGGTTATGGAGAAAGATATCGGAGAGCCTGAGATCGATGATTTTACCTCATTCAGCATGATCTATAACGGTTCAGGAGCAGTCGAGCAGTTTATCGTAGGAAACTACACCGTTGCAATAGGTCAGGGGTTGCTGTTCGGTCAGAGCAGATACTTTTCAAAAGGAGTCGACCCTCTCGGGGTAAAACTATCAGGACGTCGGCTGAAGGCTTATGCTTCAAGTGCAGAGAACGGGTTTATGCAGGGAGCAGCGGTATCGCTCGATCTCAAGCCGTTCAGCCTTACGACCTTTTATTCCAGCAATGAGATCGATGCCACGATAAAAGACGGGGTGGTGACGACAATTCGAACATCGGGCTATCACCGAACGGACAGTGAAATCGACCACTGGGATAATGTGACAGAGAAGGTGCTGGGAGTGAACCTGCTCTATACCTTTCGTTCGGGCGAAACCTTCGGCAAGGTCGGCGGAACATGGGCTCAGTACGACTATTCCGTTCCGCTTGAAGCAACCGGTGGTAACACGGGATGGGAGGATATGGGAAGCATTGAAGCGGATATACTGATAGGGAAGGTCAATGTTTTTGCAGAAGCGGCGATAACGGGAAGGGATGGTAATATCTCCTGGATCGGGGGTGTAGATTACCCTATAACTCCTGGTATTCGGACCGTGCTGGCAGTCAGAGACTATCACAATGTCTTTTTTTCACCTTTTGCCGGTGCTTTTGCCGAACGTGCTGATGATGCTGCGAACGAAGAAGGGTATTATATCGGACTCGAAGCTGATATTCTGGAAAACCTGCATGTAGGGGCTTACTATGATATCTTCAGGTTTCCCGAACTCAGCAGCCGCTACAGGTTACCATCGACAGGTGATGAATCGAAACTGTTTCTGACCTGGAAGCAGTCGCCGGTTTTCACGACGGAATTGCTCCTCCAGAACCAGTACAAAGAAGAGGCCAAGAAGCTTTTTGACGGAAGCGGACTCGAATATTATCAGCCGGTTCCGTTCACCTCGAACAAAGCCCGTCTCGACCTGATCGGAAAAGTATCTCGTATCCTGACGCTCAGGACAAGGGGAGAGATCAAGTTTGTGGAAGGAGAGTACCCTGCCGGTAACGAAAACTCGGATGGCTGGTTACTCTACCAGCAGGCAGTCCTGAAAAAAGGGCCTCTTGCCTTGAAAGCAAGGTATGCACGTTTTGAAACCGATGATTACGACTCGGCGATCTATGTCTACGAAGATGACCTGCCGCTTGTCTTTACCCTGAAATCGTACTACGGCAAAGGAGAGGCATTCTTTGTGCTGCTATCCTATGATCTCTGGAAGAATTTCGAGCTGACCGCCCGATATGCGAAAACCTGGTACGACGATCGTGATGCTTACGGCAGCGGTAACGATAGGCGGGACACCAACGCCCCTGCATCGTATCACCTGGGCTGTGCTTTGAGGTTTTAA
- a CDS encoding NAD(P)-binding protein, with protein sequence MSDIVTITLNDKEVQASAGATILAVAKANGIHIPTFCHDDRLKPYASCFLCVVEVEKARGLLPACSTQVMPGMVIRTDSEKVRKARTMALELMLSDHVGDCVAPCEATCPAHIDIQGYIAHIANGNPEAAVRLIKKSNPLPVVCGRICPHPCESQCRRGLVDEPVSINPLKRFAAEYELQNGAFLPETAPDTGKRVAIVGGGPAGLSAAYYLRQMGHAVVLFEALPELGGMVRYGIPRFRLPWDLLDNEIQAILDLGVDVQTGKKLGEDFTIASLKEDGFDAVLLAIGAHLAKPMRVPNDEAEGVIGGIDFLRKVVLKEPVEVGKKVAVIGGGDTAMDCARVARRLGAEVTLLYRRTQAEMPALPMEQEETMEEGVEFRFLTAPTEVVLDDTGRASLLRVISMKLGDPDESGRRRPVPIEGSEEDLPFDLIISAIGQDPDISCIQKDSEKPETTRWNTFVYDENTNVTTQEGVFAAGDCAFGPNTVIRAVGEGQRAAKAINLYLAGADVELKNEYAISLGRIEELEMEDFAPRYTHKKRVEDTVFPSEERLKDGGWDAINKGLDEMQAMAEASRCIECGCNARFDCDLRKYATEYGADEKRFTGEKRKYNDDTRHPLIKIEGDKCITCGSCVRVCLEVRGIGALSFIDRGFGTRVGPNFDDPLQLTGCDACGMCIDVCPTGALAPNTGKEAGPWVAMETITTCTSCSRGCGLNVGTAEERVVRVTSVDGDPVNNAVICAEGRFGYQLLGGKKSQVDQSSVEEAREILAAAGELAVVISPRLTIEQTYAAARLARSFGGKLFYLLGEDTALETQERGEYGKKTGEANVALLERLQATGLKKGEALSADTVLLVGTEIETTDGKKVIEVNPSKGNADAYFVLSHPLRTEGMMINRDGDLGIVRAVLPKSDHEHDCHMLLVELAGEESLAGLDALRNQLADEIEELSMIRTPEKGERLCKSGLEPVLKSVMPDSREGVFAEHLKAIGMYEHKCQCSCS encoded by the coding sequence ATGAGTGATATCGTTACCATTACCCTTAATGATAAAGAAGTACAAGCTTCTGCCGGGGCTACGATTCTTGCTGTTGCAAAGGCAAACGGCATTCACATTCCGACGTTCTGTCATGATGACCGGCTGAAGCCATACGCTTCCTGTTTTCTCTGTGTGGTGGAAGTTGAAAAAGCGCGGGGGCTGTTGCCTGCCTGCAGTACACAGGTCATGCCGGGAATGGTAATCCGGACAGACAGTGAAAAAGTCAGAAAGGCAAGAACAATGGCTCTCGAGCTGATGCTTTCCGACCATGTAGGAGACTGTGTCGCTCCTTGCGAAGCTACCTGCCCGGCGCACATCGATATTCAGGGGTATATAGCCCACATAGCCAACGGCAATCCTGAGGCAGCGGTGAGGCTTATAAAAAAATCGAATCCGTTGCCGGTTGTTTGTGGCAGGATCTGCCCTCACCCCTGTGAATCGCAATGCCGCAGGGGGCTGGTTGACGAGCCGGTATCGATCAATCCGCTGAAGCGTTTTGCAGCAGAATACGAGCTGCAAAACGGGGCGTTCCTGCCTGAAACAGCTCCGGATACAGGAAAACGTGTCGCAATTGTCGGTGGTGGACCTGCCGGGTTGAGTGCTGCATATTATCTGCGCCAGATGGGGCATGCTGTTGTACTTTTCGAGGCGCTTCCGGAGCTGGGCGGCATGGTGCGGTATGGAATACCCAGGTTTCGGTTGCCCTGGGATCTGCTCGATAATGAAATTCAGGCGATTCTTGATTTGGGTGTCGATGTACAAACCGGGAAAAAACTTGGAGAAGATTTTACCATCGCCAGTTTGAAAGAAGATGGTTTCGATGCCGTTTTGCTGGCTATCGGTGCTCATCTGGCAAAGCCGATGAGGGTCCCGAATGATGAAGCCGAAGGAGTAATCGGGGGGATAGACTTTCTGCGGAAAGTTGTGCTGAAAGAGCCTGTTGAAGTCGGCAAGAAGGTCGCGGTCATCGGAGGTGGTGATACAGCGATGGATTGTGCCCGTGTAGCACGTCGCCTCGGTGCGGAGGTAACCCTGCTTTACAGGCGGACTCAGGCTGAAATGCCCGCTTTACCGATGGAACAGGAAGAGACCATGGAAGAAGGGGTTGAATTCCGTTTTCTGACAGCTCCGACCGAAGTTGTTCTCGACGACACTGGTCGGGCTTCTCTTCTTCGGGTTATTTCGATGAAACTGGGAGACCCTGACGAGTCTGGGCGGCGACGTCCAGTCCCGATCGAAGGATCTGAAGAAGATCTGCCTTTCGATCTGATTATCAGTGCAATCGGTCAGGATCCGGATATATCGTGTATTCAGAAAGACTCTGAAAAACCGGAGACTACCCGCTGGAACACTTTCGTTTACGATGAAAACACAAACGTGACCACTCAGGAAGGAGTTTTTGCAGCTGGCGATTGTGCATTTGGTCCCAATACGGTTATACGGGCGGTTGGAGAAGGGCAGCGGGCCGCAAAAGCAATCAACCTTTATTTGGCAGGTGCGGATGTAGAGCTGAAAAACGAGTACGCCATTTCTCTCGGCAGAATTGAAGAACTGGAGATGGAGGATTTCGCTCCCCGCTACACGCATAAGAAAAGGGTCGAGGACACGGTCTTTCCATCCGAAGAACGGTTGAAAGACGGGGGATGGGACGCTATCAACAAAGGTCTGGATGAGATGCAGGCAATGGCCGAGGCGTCACGCTGTATAGAGTGCGGTTGTAATGCCCGTTTTGATTGTGATCTGAGGAAGTATGCGACCGAATATGGTGCAGATGAGAAGCGTTTTACAGGTGAAAAAAGAAAATACAACGACGACACCCGCCACCCACTCATAAAAATCGAGGGTGATAAATGCATTACCTGTGGAAGCTGTGTGAGGGTCTGCCTCGAAGTCAGGGGTATAGGCGCATTGAGTTTTATCGACCGGGGTTTTGGAACGAGGGTTGGTCCTAATTTCGATGATCCCCTGCAGTTGACCGGCTGTGATGCATGCGGTATGTGCATCGATGTCTGTCCTACGGGAGCGCTTGCGCCGAACACCGGCAAAGAAGCTGGGCCGTGGGTGGCAATGGAGACCATAACCACCTGTACCTCTTGCAGCAGAGGGTGCGGCCTGAACGTGGGTACAGCTGAAGAGCGGGTAGTCAGGGTGACAAGTGTTGATGGAGATCCGGTCAACAATGCGGTCATCTGTGCAGAAGGACGATTCGGCTATCAACTTCTCGGAGGCAAAAAGAGTCAGGTAGACCAATCGTCGGTAGAAGAAGCAAGGGAGATTCTTGCAGCAGCAGGAGAGCTCGCTGTTGTGATATCACCGAGGCTTACCATAGAGCAAACTTATGCAGCAGCACGTCTTGCAAGAAGTTTCGGCGGAAAACTTTTCTATCTTCTCGGTGAGGATACAGCGCTCGAAACTCAGGAACGAGGAGAGTACGGCAAAAAAACGGGAGAGGCCAATGTCGCACTTCTGGAGCGACTGCAGGCAACGGGCTTGAAAAAAGGAGAAGCGCTGAGCGCGGATACTGTGCTTCTTGTCGGGACGGAGATTGAAACAACGGATGGCAAGAAAGTGATCGAGGTCAACCCTTCAAAAGGAAATGCCGATGCATATTTTGTGCTTTCCCATCCTTTACGGACAGAGGGCATGATGATCAATCGGGACGGTGATCTTGGTATAGTTCGAGCAGTTCTTCCCAAATCCGATCACGAGCATGATTGCCACATGCTGCTTGTCGAACTCGCGGGAGAGGAATCGTTAGCCGGACTCGATGCTTTGCGCAATCAGCTGGCAGATGAGATCGAAGAGTTGTCAATGATCAGAACCCCTGAAAAAGGAGAGCGCTTATGCAAATCGGGTCTGGAGCCTGTACTGAAAAGCGTGATGCCGGATAGCAGGGAAGGGGTCTTTGCCGAACATTTGAAGGCTATCGGGATGTATGAACACAAATGTCAGTGCAGTTGCAGTTGA
- the hisH gene encoding imidazole glycerol phosphate synthase subunit HisH, producing the protein MIFIADYGAGNLRSVQKAFEYLGVKTVVSSDASLLVNFEKVLVPGVGAFGHAIRSFNASGFSEALFEHIDKGRKVLGICLGMQLFLTQSEERGTHKGLDFVPGKVVRFKSDSEKVPQIGWNSVAYSKESVLFEGIPDNSFFYFVHSFYCEPECEEDIAATTLFAGKNFCSAIEKNGIFALQFHPEKSSGVGLKVLENFAKC; encoded by the coding sequence ATGATTTTTATTGCTGACTACGGCGCCGGGAACCTGCGTTCTGTACAAAAAGCATTCGAGTATCTTGGAGTGAAAACAGTAGTGAGCAGTGATGCATCACTGTTGGTGAACTTTGAGAAAGTTCTTGTTCCCGGTGTTGGAGCATTTGGTCATGCTATACGTTCATTCAACGCTTCAGGTTTCAGCGAGGCTCTTTTCGAGCATATCGATAAAGGTCGCAAGGTGCTTGGTATATGTCTCGGGATGCAGTTGTTTCTGACACAGAGCGAAGAGAGAGGGACACACAAGGGGCTTGATTTTGTTCCGGGAAAAGTTGTTCGTTTCAAAAGTGACTCCGAAAAGGTTCCGCAGATAGGATGGAATTCGGTGGCTTACAGCAAAGAAAGTGTTTTGTTCGAAGGCATACCGGATAACTCTTTTTTCTACTTTGTGCATTCCTTTTACTGTGAACCTGAATGTGAGGAAGACATTGCGGCAACGACCTTGTTCGCCGGAAAGAATTTTTGTTCAGCCATAGAAAAAAATGGTATTTTCGCTTTACAGTTTCATCCTGAAAAAAGCTCAGGTGTAGGGCTGAAAGTGCTTGAAAACTTTGCAAAATGCTAA
- a CDS encoding pseudouridine synthase encodes MKKHSTLTSETNSNAAIRINKYLALCGVASRRAADRLVESGQVMVNGTVERALGITVRPGIDEVVVGGKILALPEEKKVYILLNKPRNYITTNRDEKNREKVLDLVDVRERVFPVGRLDRKTTGLLLLTNDGELAHRLMHPSSGVDKEYLAELDTPFQAKQLPVLTGGMRLKDTGEKTNPCKAKILQGGLQVVVTLHEGKNHQVRRMFRSLGYEVKKLDRTAYAGLRAGKLRRGEWRYLTSGEVEQLKQGGASP; translated from the coding sequence ATGAAGAAACATAGTACTCTCACTTCCGAAACGAATTCCAACGCAGCAATACGAATCAATAAATACCTTGCACTGTGCGGGGTAGCATCGAGGCGTGCCGCTGACCGGCTTGTCGAGAGCGGACAGGTAATGGTGAACGGTACTGTCGAGAGAGCGCTGGGAATTACTGTACGTCCGGGGATAGATGAAGTTGTTGTGGGAGGGAAGATTCTTGCTTTGCCTGAAGAAAAAAAAGTGTATATTTTGTTGAACAAGCCCAGGAATTATATCACGACGAACCGTGATGAGAAGAACCGTGAAAAGGTTCTCGATCTGGTGGATGTCAGGGAACGAGTGTTTCCGGTCGGTCGACTGGACAGGAAAACTACAGGGTTACTCCTCCTGACTAATGACGGTGAGCTGGCGCACCGCTTGATGCATCCTTCGTCGGGTGTGGACAAGGAATACCTTGCCGAGCTGGATACACCCTTTCAGGCAAAACAACTGCCTGTTCTTACCGGAGGAATGCGTTTGAAAGATACCGGTGAAAAAACGAATCCATGCAAGGCAAAGATTCTTCAAGGTGGCTTGCAGGTCGTTGTAACCTTGCATGAGGGCAAGAACCATCAGGTCAGAAGGATGTTTCGTTCACTGGGCTATGAAGTAAAAAAGCTTGATAGAACGGCCTATGCAGGATTGCGGGCCGGAAAACTTCGCAGAGGGGAGTGGCGTTATCTCACCTCCGGTGAAGTTGAACAGCTCAAGCAGGGAGGCGCTTCACCTTGA
- a CDS encoding complex I 24 kDa subunit family protein: protein MEQNSLVATVDKALVMKWIAENGSDASAAVPLLQAVQNEYGYLPREAMDIIVSETDISASQLFGVATFYSQFRLDPVGRHVIKVCHGTACHVSGADRLNTALRQSLGITEEEEDTASNGSYTIEDVACIGCCSLAPVMVIGEETFGNLKGADAQRSLKKHARKHGEFLPGHGEEKGEADAPQKKSSDKKKKEVQQ from the coding sequence GTGGAACAAAACTCCCTGGTAGCTACCGTCGATAAAGCATTGGTAATGAAGTGGATTGCTGAAAACGGAAGCGATGCTTCTGCGGCGGTTCCTTTGCTCCAGGCTGTTCAAAACGAGTACGGTTATTTGCCCAGAGAAGCAATGGATATCATTGTATCCGAAACCGACATCAGTGCCAGTCAGCTTTTTGGAGTTGCAACATTCTATTCCCAGTTTCGCTTGGACCCTGTCGGGCGACATGTGATTAAAGTTTGTCATGGGACGGCCTGCCATGTCAGCGGTGCTGATCGTTTGAATACAGCGCTTCGTCAAAGCCTTGGAATAACCGAGGAAGAAGAGGATACAGCTTCCAATGGAAGCTATACCATAGAAGATGTAGCCTGTATTGGCTGCTGCAGTCTTGCTCCGGTCATGGTTATCGGAGAAGAGACGTTCGGAAACCTCAAAGGAGCCGATGCACAGAGAAGTCTGAAAAAGCATGCGCGCAAGCATGGAGAGTTTCTTCCTGGTCATGGAGAAGAAAAGGGCGAGGCTGATGCTCCTCAAAAGAAGTCGTCCGATAAAAAGAAAAAGGAGGTTCAGCAATGA
- the nuoF gene encoding NADH-quinone oxidoreductase subunit NuoF, with amino-acid sequence MSSQPGKPLTIIVGEGTCGIAAGAKEVYNTFRSLVPDAEMKTVGCVGMCHQEVMVEIIDDKGDAFLYGKVDKKNIPSILGFHQGDGDLQADYLLRSSMSMNGADYLTRQTRIVLRNVGQIDPKSFEEYRKRGGYNAVEKMLEDDMSPEQVIEEVKTAGIRGRGGAGFPTAVKWNFARSAEGDEKYLICNGDEGDPGAFMDRSLLEGDPHSVLEGMLIAAYAIGATKGYAYIRAEYPLAVEHFGRAIEDAREAGFLGKNILGYGFDFDVKIKQGAGAFVCGEETALIASIEGKRGMPRIRPPFPAVKGLFGKPTIINNVETLANLPWIIENSGSAYAEIGTEQSRGTKVFALAGAIKRGGLVEVPMGMTIRQVLYDIGGGSSTGFPIKAVQLGGPSGGCIPESLFDTPIEYEALNATGAIMGSGGMIVMDTKSCMVDIARYFLEFTQIESCGKCTFCRIGTLRMKELLSRICDGEGTMEDIDTLEEVAHQVKSSSLCGLGQTAPNPVLTTLKYFRDEYIAHVEEKRCPAGVCKGLITHTIMPESCTGCSICQRYCPVDAITGVVKKPETWVIDMELCINCGMCVEVCNSDAIRVQ; translated from the coding sequence ATGAGTTCACAGCCAGGAAAGCCATTGACGATCATTGTTGGTGAAGGGACATGTGGTATAGCGGCAGGGGCCAAAGAGGTGTACAATACATTCAGGAGCCTGGTGCCCGATGCCGAGATGAAAACCGTAGGATGTGTCGGGATGTGTCATCAGGAGGTGATGGTTGAAATCATCGATGACAAAGGAGACGCATTTCTTTACGGAAAAGTCGATAAAAAAAATATTCCTTCGATTCTCGGCTTTCATCAGGGAGATGGTGACCTTCAGGCCGATTACCTGCTTCGTTCAAGTATGTCGATGAATGGAGCGGATTATCTTACACGCCAGACCAGAATTGTGTTGCGCAACGTTGGGCAGATTGATCCGAAATCTTTCGAAGAGTATCGGAAGCGGGGTGGATACAATGCAGTTGAAAAGATGCTCGAGGACGATATGTCTCCGGAACAGGTCATCGAAGAAGTGAAAACCGCGGGTATACGCGGCCGGGGCGGAGCAGGGTTTCCTACAGCAGTGAAGTGGAACTTTGCACGTTCGGCGGAAGGGGACGAGAAATACCTTATATGCAACGGTGATGAAGGAGATCCGGGTGCGTTCATGGATCGCTCATTGCTTGAGGGAGATCCTCATAGCGTTCTTGAAGGAATGCTTATCGCAGCGTATGCTATCGGGGCCACCAAAGGGTATGCATATATCCGTGCTGAGTATCCTCTTGCCGTTGAGCATTTCGGTAGAGCGATCGAGGATGCCCGTGAAGCAGGATTTCTCGGTAAAAACATCTTAGGGTACGGCTTTGATTTCGATGTTAAAATCAAGCAGGGGGCCGGAGCTTTTGTTTGCGGTGAAGAAACTGCTCTGATCGCTTCTATCGAAGGTAAGCGTGGTATGCCCCGTATTCGTCCGCCCTTCCCGGCGGTTAAAGGCTTGTTTGGAAAGCCGACGATTATAAACAATGTCGAAACGCTTGCCAACCTTCCATGGATTATTGAAAACAGCGGTTCGGCATATGCGGAAATCGGCACCGAGCAATCCAGAGGAACCAAAGTGTTTGCCCTTGCGGGAGCTATAAAAAGGGGGGGACTCGTTGAGGTTCCGATGGGTATGACCATTCGGCAGGTACTCTATGATATCGGCGGCGGTTCATCTACAGGGTTTCCGATTAAAGCGGTTCAGCTTGGTGGTCCCAGCGGGGGATGTATTCCGGAATCGCTGTTCGATACACCGATCGAGTATGAAGCTTTGAATGCAACAGGTGCAATCATGGGATCGGGTGGTATGATCGTCATGGATACCAAATCCTGCATGGTCGATATAGCCCGGTATTTCCTTGAGTTTACCCAGATTGAATCGTGTGGTAAATGTACATTCTGCAGAATAGGAACTCTTCGCATGAAAGAGCTGCTCAGCAGAATTTGTGATGGAGAAGGAACGATGGAGGACATCGATACGTTGGAGGAAGTTGCCCACCAGGTAAAATCGTCCAGCCTTTGCGGTCTTGGACAGACCGCACCGAATCCGGTCCTGACGACGCTGAAGTATTTCAGGGATGAATACATCGCACATGTAGAAGAAAAACGATGTCCTGCCGGCGTCTGTAAGGGGCTTATAACCCATACCATCATGCCGGAATCCTGCACGGGTTGTTCAATTTGCCAACGGTACTGTCCGGTGGATGCGATAACCGGTGTTGTTAAAAAGCCCGAGACCTGGGTGATTGACATGGAACTTTGTATTAACTGCGGTATGTGTGTCGAGGTCTGTAACTCTGACGCTATTCGGGTTCAATAA
- the scpB gene encoding SMC-Scp complex subunit ScpB, which produces MPQKDPSTEQKIEAVIFASEESVSSQEIMQVLDEKLSAPEIEACVERLNESYASTGRCFRIAGVGGGFRFLTLSSLEPTLKKMLAPKIQRKLSQSALEVLAVIAYQQPVTRGEIQQVRGVSPDYFVNKLLERGLIDVRGRADTPGKPLLYGTTKEFLDFFNLQSLKDLPKLREIKELVQDKEIQDYLSSSEETTFNEET; this is translated from the coding sequence ATGCCGCAAAAAGATCCTTCCACTGAACAAAAGATAGAGGCGGTGATCTTTGCCTCTGAAGAGTCGGTTTCCTCACAGGAAATCATGCAGGTGCTTGATGAAAAGCTCTCTGCTCCAGAAATTGAAGCATGTGTCGAGAGACTGAATGAAAGCTATGCCTCTACCGGAAGATGTTTCAGAATTGCCGGAGTGGGAGGTGGATTCCGTTTTTTGACGCTCTCCTCTCTCGAGCCCACCCTGAAGAAAATGCTCGCTCCGAAAATCCAGAGAAAACTTTCACAGTCGGCCCTGGAGGTTCTTGCCGTTATTGCCTACCAGCAACCGGTAACCAGAGGAGAAATTCAGCAGGTTCGCGGTGTAAGCCCCGACTATTTCGTAAACAAGCTGCTTGAACGCGGTTTGATCGATGTTCGGGGTAGAGCGGATACTCCCGGAAAACCTCTTTTGTACGGGACAACAAAAGAGTTCCTTGATTTTTTCAATCTTCAATCACTCAAGGATCTTCCCAAACTCAGGGAGATCAAGGAGCTTGTTCAGGACAAGGAGATACAGGATTACCTTTCGTCATCAGAAGAAACAACATTTAATGAAGAAACATAG
- the hisA gene encoding 1-(5-phosphoribosyl)-5-[(5-phosphoribosylamino)methylideneamino]imidazole-4-carboxamide isomerase — translation MLIIPAIDIKDGKCVRLTRGEFDKKKIYLDNPCDMAIIWRKQNAKMIHVVDLDAALTGKPVNFEKIKEIVTTLDIPVQVGGGIRSFETVAQYLEIGVSRVVIGSAAVTNPELVEELLKRYSSSQIVVGIDVQNGVPRIKGWTESSGMKDYELALEMKKRGVKRIIYTDISCDGMMQGVGFDSTKRFAMKAGMKVTASGGVTNSEDLKKLRKLEQYGVDSVIIGKALYETNFPCQKLWYNYEKGMDIDSNFSSALKKECCS, via the coding sequence ATGTTGATTATCCCGGCTATAGATATAAAGGATGGAAAATGCGTCAGACTTACCCGAGGGGAGTTTGATAAAAAGAAGATTTATCTTGACAACCCGTGTGACATGGCGATTATCTGGCGAAAGCAGAACGCTAAAATGATCCATGTCGTCGATCTTGATGCAGCATTGACCGGTAAACCGGTAAACTTCGAAAAGATAAAGGAGATTGTCACGACACTTGACATTCCCGTGCAGGTGGGCGGTGGAATCCGTTCTTTCGAAACAGTTGCACAATACCTTGAAATCGGTGTCAGCAGGGTTGTTATCGGATCCGCTGCTGTAACGAATCCTGAGCTTGTCGAAGAGCTGCTCAAAAGATACTCATCTTCTCAGATTGTGGTGGGTATCGATGTTCAAAACGGCGTTCCTAGAATCAAAGGCTGGACCGAGAGTAGCGGAATGAAAGATTATGAGCTTGCTCTTGAAATGAAGAAACGTGGTGTTAAAAGGATTATATACACCGATATATCCTGTGACGGCATGATGCAGGGCGTCGGTTTCGACAGCACCAAGCGTTTTGCAATGAAAGCGGGAATGAAAGTTACAGCATCGGGTGGCGTTACAAATTCTGAAGACTTGAAGAAGCTTCGGAAACTCGAGCAATACGGGGTAGACTCGGTCATTATCGGCAAAGCCCTGTACGAAACCAATTTTCCATGTCAAAAGCTCTGGTACAATTATGAGAAGGGCATGGACATCGATAGTAACTTTTCATCAGCCTTGAAAAAAGAGTGCTGTTCCTGA
- a CDS encoding addiction module protein produces the protein MSLDKIASEALRLNPRERAVLAEAIWESLEDPYFIPNEMSEKEALALAKQREKEIAQGEAVPLSHKELMDRLRK, from the coding sequence ATGAGTCTTGATAAAATAGCAAGTGAAGCATTGCGGTTGAATCCAAGAGAGAGAGCAGTCCTTGCAGAAGCTATATGGGAAAGTCTCGAGGACCCCTATTTTATTCCGAATGAAATGTCGGAAAAAGAAGCCCTGGCCTTGGCGAAGCAGCGTGAAAAAGAAATCGCACAAGGGGAAGCTGTACCGCTGTCACATAAAGAACTGATGGATCGGCTGCGGAAATGA